Proteins from one Nakamurella multipartita DSM 44233 genomic window:
- the istA gene encoding IS21 family transposase, translated as MGSRVELFAVIRRDARVEGLSIRELADRHHVHRRTVRQAMASALPPPRKTPVRVSRKLEPFKVTIDDWLRADLDAPRKQRHTAKRVLDRLLDEHGAADVSYSTVRDYVARRRPEIAAAAGRTLSQGFVPQTHEPGGEAEVDFADLWVVLRGVKTKTFLFTLRLSYSGKAVHRAFATQGQEAFLEGHVHAFTELGGTPIDKIRYDNLKAAVSRVLFGRGREESGRWVAFRSHFGFDAFYCHPGQEGAHEKGGVEGEGGRFRRNHCVPMPVVDSIEQLNELLVAADAKDNYRRIASRTNTVAQDWAFERDTLRPLPSEVFPTWLTLTPRVDRYARVTVRQRHYSVPARFIGRRVRVQLGASSVTAFDGRTVIATHERVMLKGGQSLVLDHYLEVLQRKPGALPNATALVQARASGMFTAAHEAFWAAARKAHGDSGGTRALIEVLLLHRHLAASDVIAGITAALTVGSVSPDVVAVQARKTAHQCSADAVIASPNTTPAGDRVVSLTERRLAELPADSRPLPSVSQYDELLTRESS; from the coding sequence ATGGGGTCGAGGGTGGAGTTGTTCGCTGTCATCCGGCGCGACGCCCGGGTCGAGGGATTGTCGATCCGCGAGCTCGCTGATCGGCATCACGTGCACCGCAGAACCGTTCGGCAGGCGATGGCCAGTGCGTTACCGCCGCCGCGGAAGACACCGGTGCGGGTCTCCCGGAAGCTCGAACCGTTCAAGGTCACGATCGACGACTGGCTGCGGGCGGACCTGGACGCGCCGAGGAAGCAACGCCACACCGCGAAGCGGGTGCTGGACCGGCTCCTCGACGAACACGGCGCCGCCGATGTGTCGTACTCGACGGTGCGGGATTACGTCGCCCGGCGACGCCCGGAGATCGCCGCCGCGGCCGGCCGGACCTTGTCGCAGGGTTTCGTCCCGCAGACCCATGAGCCGGGTGGTGAGGCCGAGGTCGACTTTGCCGATCTGTGGGTCGTGCTGCGCGGGGTGAAGACCAAGACGTTCCTGTTCACCCTGCGCCTGTCGTATTCCGGGAAGGCGGTGCACCGGGCGTTCGCCACCCAGGGCCAGGAGGCGTTCCTGGAAGGTCATGTGCACGCGTTCACCGAACTGGGCGGCACCCCGATCGACAAGATCCGCTACGACAACCTCAAAGCCGCGGTGTCCCGGGTGCTGTTCGGTCGTGGCCGGGAGGAATCCGGCCGGTGGGTGGCGTTCCGATCCCATTTCGGGTTCGATGCGTTCTACTGCCACCCCGGGCAGGAAGGTGCCCACGAGAAGGGCGGCGTCGAAGGCGAGGGCGGCCGGTTCCGCCGCAACCACTGCGTCCCGATGCCGGTCGTGGACTCCATCGAGCAGCTCAATGAGCTGCTCGTCGCGGCGGACGCGAAGGATAACTACCGGCGGATCGCGAGCCGCACCAACACCGTCGCCCAGGACTGGGCGTTCGAACGGGACACGCTGCGGCCGTTGCCGTCCGAGGTGTTCCCGACCTGGCTGACTCTGACCCCCAGGGTTGACCGGTATGCCCGGGTGACCGTCCGGCAACGGCACTACTCGGTGCCGGCCCGGTTCATCGGCCGCCGGGTCCGGGTGCAGCTCGGCGCTTCATCGGTGACCGCGTTCGACGGTCGCACCGTCATCGCCACCCATGAACGGGTCATGCTCAAGGGCGGCCAGTCCCTGGTCCTGGACCACTACCTCGAGGTGCTGCAACGCAAACCCGGCGCACTGCCCAACGCGACCGCGTTGGTGCAGGCCCGCGCGTCCGGAATGTTCACCGCGGCGCATGAGGCGTTCTGGGCCGCCGCCCGCAAGGCTCATGGTGACTCCGGCGGCACCCGAGCGTTGATCGAGGTGCTGCTGCTGCACCGGCACCTGGCCGCCTCCGATGTGATCGCGGGGATCACCGCCGCTCTCACGGTGGGCTCGGTCAGCCCGGACGTCGTCGCTGTCCAGGCCCGCAAAACCGCGCACCAGTGCAGCGCAGACGCAGTGATCGCATCACCGAACACCACACCGGCCGGGGATCGGGTGGTCAGCCTGACCGAGCGGCGCCTGGCGGAGCTGCCCGCCGACTCGCGCCCGTTGCCGTCGGTGTCGCAGTACGACGAGCTGCTGACCAGGGAATCGTCATGA
- the istB gene encoding IS21-like element helper ATPase IstB, whose amino-acid sequence MTATRRGVTEEAAVAAVDSACRLLRLPTIRSRFGEIASAAEREQLTYLGFLAELVMAECDDRDKRRSIRQITAAGFPRPKRIEEFDFAANTSITPAVINQLATCAWVKTGQPLCLIGDSGTGKTHLLIALGTAAAEKGYRVRYTLASKLVNELVEAADEKQLSKTIARYGRVDLLCIDELGYMELDRRGAELLFQVLTEREEKSAIAIASNEAFSGWTKTFTDPRLCAAIVDRLTFAGQIIETGTTSYRLAHARAAKSK is encoded by the coding sequence ATGACCGCGACCCGACGGGGCGTCACCGAGGAAGCCGCCGTCGCTGCGGTCGATTCCGCCTGCCGGCTGCTGCGATTGCCGACGATCCGGTCCCGGTTCGGCGAGATCGCATCCGCGGCGGAACGAGAACAACTGACCTACCTCGGATTCCTCGCCGAACTGGTCATGGCCGAGTGCGATGACCGGGACAAACGACGATCCATCCGGCAGATCACCGCGGCCGGATTCCCTCGCCCGAAACGGATCGAGGAGTTCGACTTCGCCGCCAACACCTCCATCACGCCGGCGGTCATCAACCAGCTCGCGACCTGCGCATGGGTCAAGACCGGTCAACCGCTGTGCCTGATCGGCGACTCCGGCACCGGCAAAACCCACCTGCTGATCGCGCTCGGCACCGCCGCCGCCGAGAAGGGCTACCGGGTCCGCTACACCCTGGCGTCCAAGCTCGTGAACGAACTCGTCGAAGCTGCCGACGAGAAACAACTGTCGAAGACGATCGCCCGCTACGGCCGAGTCGACCTCCTCTGCATCGACGAACTTGGCTACATGGAACTCGACCGCCGCGGCGCCGAACTGCTGTTCCAGGTCCTCACCGAACGAGAAGAGAAGTCCGCCATCGCCATCGCCTCCAACGAAGCATTCTCAGGTTGGACGAAGACCTTCACCGACCCCCGGCTCTGCGCCGCCATCGTCGACCGACTCACCTTCGCCGGTCAAATCATCGAAACCGGGACCACCAGCTACCGGCTCGCCCACGCCCGAGCCGCAAAGAGCAAGTAG
- a CDS encoding ISL3 family transposase gives MSDDVTGVFVLPGFRVVSSDVLDDEWHLLVETRREPTGCPTCGAVARVKDRRTVTVRDLPAGGVPVVLRWCKRIFECRYGLCEKKTWTEQHDAIAPRVVLTDRAQQWAFEQVGHHDRAVSRVAAQLGVSWHTIMTQVVDRGTPLVEDPDRLAGVSAVGVDETSFLRATGTRHTQYATGVADLTPGRPPRLLDVVPGRSGRVLGDWLTDRDEAWRSAVLTASLDPFRGYATALSAHLPATTRVLDAFHIVKIVLLAVDQVRRRVQQDTTGHRGRAGDPLYRVRRILRRRYDRLTDRQLVRLRAALTDADTHEEITAAWLVAQNVMQAYANPDRAAGRAAAEQVITLAKTCPVPEIARFGRTLVAWRTEYLARFDNPALSNGPTENLNLKIKNTKRIARGYRSFANYRLRLLLNHGLIRQDQQPARIRPHRPRLIA, from the coding sequence GTGAGCGATGACGTTACCGGTGTGTTCGTGCTGCCCGGATTCCGGGTGGTGTCCAGCGACGTGCTCGACGACGAATGGCACCTGCTTGTGGAAACGCGGCGGGAGCCGACGGGCTGCCCGACCTGCGGCGCGGTCGCCCGAGTCAAGGACCGGCGCACGGTGACCGTGCGGGACCTGCCGGCCGGCGGTGTGCCGGTCGTTCTCCGTTGGTGCAAGCGGATTTTCGAGTGTCGATACGGGTTGTGCGAGAAGAAGACCTGGACCGAGCAACACGACGCGATCGCCCCGCGTGTGGTGCTCACCGACCGTGCGCAGCAGTGGGCGTTCGAGCAGGTCGGCCACCACGACCGGGCCGTGTCCCGGGTCGCGGCCCAACTCGGCGTGTCCTGGCACACGATCATGACCCAGGTCGTTGACCGCGGCACCCCGCTGGTCGAGGACCCGGACCGGCTGGCCGGGGTGAGCGCGGTCGGGGTCGACGAGACCTCGTTCCTGCGGGCCACCGGCACCCGGCACACCCAGTACGCCACCGGCGTCGCCGACCTGACCCCGGGCCGCCCACCGCGGCTGCTGGACGTCGTACCGGGCCGCTCCGGCCGAGTCCTGGGCGACTGGCTGACCGACCGCGACGAGGCCTGGCGGTCCGCCGTTCTGACCGCGTCGCTGGACCCGTTCCGCGGTTATGCCACCGCGCTCTCGGCGCATCTACCTGCGACGACGCGCGTGCTGGACGCCTTCCACATCGTCAAGATCGTGCTTCTCGCGGTCGACCAGGTCCGCCGCCGCGTGCAGCAGGACACCACCGGGCACCGCGGCCGGGCCGGCGACCCGCTGTACCGGGTACGACGGATCCTGCGGCGCCGCTACGACCGGCTCACCGACCGGCAACTGGTCCGACTGCGGGCCGCACTGACCGACGCGGACACGCACGAGGAGATCACCGCCGCCTGGCTCGTCGCGCAGAACGTCATGCAGGCCTACGCCAACCCCGACCGGGCCGCCGGACGCGCCGCGGCCGAGCAGGTCATCACCCTGGCCAAGACCTGCCCGGTTCCCGAGATCGCCCGCTTCGGGCGCACTCTGGTCGCGTGGCGGACCGAGTACCTGGCCCGGTTCGACAACCCCGCCCTATCCAACGGACCCACCGAGAACCTCAACCTGAAGATCAAGAACACCAAACGGATCGCCCGCGGCTACCGATCGTTCGCCAACTACCGTCTGCGACTACTTCTCAACCACGGCCTCATCAGGCAAGATCAACAACCGGCACGGATCCGACCACACCGACCCAGGTTGATTGCGTAG
- the cas2e gene encoding type I-E CRISPR-associated endoribonuclease Cas2e gives MVVLMLTACPAGLRGHLTRWLMEIGPGVFVGRVSHRVRDLLWDRVLELAKDGRAVMVYPARNEQGLEYRVHRSSWKPIDVDGLTLMLRPDLDRAPERGAAPVADIRPGWSKASRMRRAATKKPK, from the coding sequence ATGGTCGTTCTGATGTTGACAGCGTGTCCGGCCGGCCTCCGTGGTCACCTCACCCGCTGGCTGATGGAGATTGGCCCGGGTGTTTTCGTCGGTCGTGTCTCCCACAGGGTCCGAGATCTGCTGTGGGACAGAGTGCTCGAACTCGCGAAGGACGGACGGGCCGTCATGGTCTACCCGGCGCGGAACGAACAGGGACTGGAATACCGCGTCCATCGCAGCTCGTGGAAGCCGATCGATGTCGACGGACTCACTCTCATGCTCCGACCGGACCTCGATCGTGCGCCTGAGCGCGGCGCGGCGCCCGTCGCCGATATCCGCCCGGGCTGGAGCAAAGCCTCTCGGATGCGTCGCGCGGCGACGAAAAAACCGAAGTAG
- the cas1e gene encoding type I-E CRISPR-associated endonuclease Cas1e, translating into MRKIPGTRPPELPELVRAQDRISFVYLERCIVHRQDNAITATDERGTVHLPAATLGALLLGPGTRVSHQAMVLLAESGSTAVWVGERGVRYYAHGRSLARSSRLLEAQAAIVSNQQRRLAVARAMYAMRFPGEDVEGQTMQQLRGREGARVRRVYRSMSAETGVVWDKRDYNSEDFASGTLINQALSAAHTCLYGIVHAVIVALGCSPGLGVVHTGHVRSFVFDIADLYKAEISIPVAFRVAATEPEDVGAETRRAVRDAVHDGKILARCARDIRQLLLPDQDPVEDDVDADVINLWDGDDRVVSGGTGYVESDTWSF; encoded by the coding sequence ATGAGGAAGATCCCCGGCACTCGTCCGCCCGAACTTCCCGAGCTCGTCCGCGCGCAGGACCGGATCTCCTTCGTCTACCTCGAACGATGCATCGTCCACCGCCAGGACAACGCGATCACGGCGACGGACGAACGAGGGACCGTCCATCTGCCGGCGGCCACCCTCGGCGCCCTGCTCCTAGGTCCAGGAACCCGGGTCAGTCACCAAGCGATGGTGCTGCTGGCCGAGTCCGGTTCCACGGCAGTGTGGGTCGGCGAGCGGGGCGTCCGCTACTACGCGCATGGTCGCAGCCTGGCTCGCTCGTCGCGGCTGCTGGAGGCGCAGGCCGCGATCGTGAGCAATCAGCAGCGCCGATTGGCCGTCGCCCGGGCCATGTATGCCATGCGATTTCCCGGTGAGGATGTCGAAGGCCAAACGATGCAACAGCTTCGGGGTCGCGAGGGTGCCCGTGTCCGGCGCGTGTACCGATCGATGTCCGCCGAGACCGGTGTGGTTTGGGACAAACGGGACTACAACAGCGAGGATTTTGCGTCCGGGACGCTCATCAATCAGGCGCTCTCGGCGGCCCACACCTGCTTGTACGGGATTGTGCACGCGGTGATCGTCGCCCTCGGTTGCTCGCCGGGCCTCGGGGTGGTCCACACCGGACACGTTCGGTCATTCGTCTTTGACATCGCCGATCTCTACAAGGCCGAAATTTCCATCCCGGTGGCCTTCCGAGTTGCAGCCACTGAACCCGAGGACGTGGGCGCGGAGACGCGACGGGCGGTTCGCGACGCCGTGCACGACGGCAAGATCCTCGCCCGTTGCGCCCGAGACATCCGTCAACTCCTCTTGCCGGACCAGGATCCGGTCGAGGACGACGTGGACGCCGACGTCATCAATCTCTGGGACGGCGATGATCGGGTCGTGTCCGGAGGGACCGGCTACGTGGAGTCGGACACATGGTCGTTCTGA
- the cas6e gene encoding type I-E CRISPR-associated protein Cas6/Cse3/CasE — MYLTRFPINRARRGAQKLLGSPQAMHAAVLSGFPPANGPSEGRVLWRVDRDGPATLLYILSPDRPDLTHLVEQAGWPISDLEPWETRSYDGLLDRLQEGQRWAFRLRGNPVKAAKDIGKRVAHVTVAQQINWLLARSENHGFVVPVGETGPAVTVTERGVVSFGRNGSRVTLSTAQFDGVLDVEDVAALRLALVAGIGRAKGYGCGLLTIVRPPT, encoded by the coding sequence ATGTACCTGACGAGGTTCCCGATCAACCGAGCCCGGCGCGGGGCGCAGAAGCTTCTGGGCTCCCCGCAGGCCATGCACGCGGCGGTTCTCAGTGGCTTCCCGCCCGCAAACGGGCCATCCGAGGGCCGCGTGCTGTGGCGGGTCGACCGCGATGGTCCGGCGACTTTGCTCTACATTCTCAGCCCCGACCGGCCTGATCTGACACACCTTGTCGAGCAGGCGGGGTGGCCGATTTCTGACCTCGAACCGTGGGAGACACGTTCCTATGATGGTCTTCTCGACCGACTCCAAGAGGGGCAGCGCTGGGCGTTCCGGCTGCGCGGCAACCCGGTCAAGGCGGCCAAAGACATCGGCAAGCGAGTCGCGCATGTGACCGTTGCTCAGCAGATCAACTGGCTGTTGGCCCGGTCCGAGAATCACGGCTTTGTCGTTCCCGTCGGTGAGACCGGTCCGGCCGTGACCGTGACTGAGCGAGGCGTTGTGTCCTTCGGCCGCAACGGTAGCCGGGTCACGCTGTCGACCGCTCAGTTCGACGGAGTCCTCGATGTCGAAGACGTTGCTGCCCTTCGGCTGGCGCTCGTCGCCGGGATCGGCCGGGCGAAGGGATACGGCTGCGGACTGCTTACCATCGTTCGCCCGCCGACATGA
- the cas5e gene encoding type I-E CRISPR-associated protein Cas5/CasD, which yields MSVLVLRLTGPMQSWGERSRYARRETAAEPSKSAIVGLLAAALGRRRTDAIEDLAGLIFGVRVDQPGTLLRDFQTARSLDGARTMPLSERYYLSDARFLAAVEGPESLIAGLAGALRDPTFPLYLGRRSCPPSEPIAQQDCIRSGPLLAALFDEPWHATKSYRRRVADPARLSIAVDAAATEVPAQLAERLTDPEVPQLVRDHPVSFDPRARTYGLRSVIRGAVVVDNPDGQRAVSHSGVPAHSPMDELGSW from the coding sequence GTGAGCGTGCTGGTCCTGCGACTCACCGGTCCCATGCAGTCCTGGGGTGAGCGCAGCCGGTACGCCCGCCGGGAGACTGCTGCCGAGCCGAGCAAAAGTGCCATCGTGGGATTGCTGGCGGCAGCGTTGGGGCGCCGCCGAACGGATGCGATCGAAGACTTGGCCGGCCTCATCTTCGGGGTTCGTGTCGATCAGCCCGGGACATTGCTGCGCGACTTCCAGACGGCGCGGAGTCTTGACGGCGCCCGCACGATGCCGCTGTCCGAGCGGTACTACCTTTCGGACGCGCGGTTTCTCGCTGCGGTTGAAGGTCCCGAGTCGCTCATCGCCGGGCTGGCGGGTGCGCTGCGTGACCCGACCTTCCCGCTGTACCTGGGCCGGCGCAGCTGCCCGCCGTCCGAGCCGATCGCGCAACAGGACTGCATCCGCTCGGGTCCGCTGCTGGCTGCGCTTTTCGACGAGCCGTGGCACGCCACGAAGTCCTACCGCCGGCGAGTGGCCGACCCGGCGCGGCTGAGTATCGCGGTCGACGCGGCGGCGACGGAGGTGCCCGCTCAGCTGGCCGAGCGACTCACTGATCCCGAAGTGCCGCAATTGGTGCGTGATCATCCCGTGAGTTTTGATCCACGGGCACGCACGTACGGCCTGCGTTCCGTTATCCGCGGCGCGGTTGTCGTCGACAATCCTGACGGGCAACGGGCGGTCAGCCATTCCGGGGTTCCTGCCCATTCGCCGATGGATGAGCTGGGGAGTTGGTGA
- the cas7e gene encoding type I-E CRISPR-associated protein Cas7/Cse4/CasC — protein MKCIDIHILQTVPPSNLNRDDTGSPKTAIYGGVQRARVSSQAWKRATRKAFDGRIKPADLGVRTKRVVELVSEEILRQSPGVGAEGAVELAKKVLVAAGITLSAPKPKKKGEAPGLDESGYLLFLARHQVERLAELAIGAAEETTIDKKQAKAAADSSQSVDVALFGRMVADAADLNVDAAAQVAHALSVHAVRNEFDYFTAVDDRKENEEETGAGMIGTVEFNSSTLYRYATVNIDGLRVNLGDDAATIRAAQEFVRAFVTSMPTGKQNTFANRTLPDAVVVQVRDSQPINLVGAFEEPVEVPAGGSRLREAADRLVAHAQSVDHAYGTAPTRSMTVLASPTVGTLAALGESIALDDMIAAVGEAVADALVASAVRA, from the coding sequence ATGAAGTGCATCGACATCCACATCCTGCAGACCGTCCCGCCGAGCAACCTCAACCGTGACGACACCGGCAGCCCGAAGACGGCAATCTACGGCGGCGTTCAGCGCGCCCGCGTGTCGAGCCAGGCATGGAAACGGGCTACCCGCAAGGCATTCGATGGTCGAATCAAGCCGGCGGACCTCGGGGTGCGCACCAAACGGGTCGTCGAGTTGGTCAGTGAAGAGATCCTCCGCCAATCACCGGGGGTCGGCGCCGAGGGCGCGGTCGAACTGGCCAAGAAGGTCCTGGTGGCTGCTGGCATCACGTTGAGCGCGCCGAAGCCGAAAAAGAAGGGGGAAGCGCCTGGTCTCGACGAGTCCGGGTACCTGCTGTTCCTGGCCCGGCATCAGGTCGAGCGACTCGCCGAACTCGCCATCGGCGCCGCCGAGGAAACGACGATCGACAAGAAGCAGGCCAAGGCCGCCGCTGACTCCAGCCAGAGCGTGGACGTCGCGCTGTTCGGTCGGATGGTCGCCGACGCCGCCGACCTGAACGTCGACGCCGCGGCGCAGGTTGCCCACGCACTCTCCGTACATGCCGTCCGCAACGAATTCGACTATTTCACCGCCGTTGACGACCGTAAAGAAAATGAGGAGGAGACCGGGGCCGGCATGATCGGAACGGTGGAGTTCAACTCTTCCACGCTCTACCGCTACGCGACGGTGAACATCGACGGGCTGCGGGTCAACCTCGGTGACGATGCTGCCACGATCCGCGCGGCTCAGGAATTCGTTCGTGCCTTCGTGACTTCAATGCCCACCGGAAAGCAAAACACTTTCGCCAATCGCACCCTGCCCGACGCCGTCGTGGTGCAGGTCCGCGACTCCCAGCCGATCAACTTGGTCGGTGCCTTCGAGGAACCCGTCGAGGTCCCGGCCGGCGGATCCCGGCTGCGGGAAGCCGCGGACCGGCTCGTCGCTCACGCGCAGAGCGTCGACCACGCCTACGGCACCGCGCCCACCCGATCGATGACAGTGCTGGCGTCGCCCACCGTCGGGACCCTCGCGGCCCTGGGGGAGTCGATCGCGCTCGACGACATGATCGCAGCGGTGGGGGAGGCGGTCGCCGACGCTTTGGTCGCCTCCGCGGTCCGGGCGTGA
- the casB gene encoding type I-E CRISPR-associated protein Cse2/CasB, with protein sequence MKDRHPDDELDDHVAGIVGRIQADYLSDDRTRFAKSSALLARLRRAVGREPGDDPAVWAPIFGGWPASLPVYGDAPTPAERAAFTAVTLYAVHQQSKRRDGMHKSGRSLGWAVGELSRRSGTGDNVRRRFDMIATAQSIDEIVYHARGLVTQLRGADPGIPLDYGLLASHLRKLQYPASATTVRLRWGRDYYQTGRTPAKVDSTAIPLEIQETAS encoded by the coding sequence ATGAAGGACCGCCATCCGGACGACGAACTCGATGATCACGTGGCCGGTATCGTCGGCCGGATCCAGGCGGACTACCTCAGTGACGACCGGACTCGCTTCGCGAAGTCTTCGGCCCTATTGGCCCGGCTTCGCCGAGCGGTCGGCCGAGAACCCGGTGATGACCCGGCGGTCTGGGCGCCCATTTTCGGCGGGTGGCCCGCGTCGTTGCCCGTCTACGGCGATGCCCCCACCCCTGCAGAGCGGGCGGCGTTCACTGCTGTGACCTTGTATGCGGTCCACCAACAGTCCAAACGCCGGGACGGCATGCACAAGTCAGGCCGTTCCCTGGGGTGGGCCGTGGGTGAGCTCAGTCGTCGCTCCGGAACGGGCGACAACGTGCGGCGGCGCTTCGACATGATCGCTACGGCCCAGTCCATCGACGAAATCGTCTACCACGCGAGGGGTCTGGTCACCCAGCTGCGAGGTGCCGATCCGGGCATCCCGCTCGACTACGGCCTGTTGGCCAGCCATCTGCGCAAACTGCAGTACCCGGCTAGTGCCACAACCGTCCGGCTTCGGTGGGGTCGTGACTACTACCAGACGGGCAGGACTCCCGCCAAGGTCGACTCCACCGCCATCCCCCTCGAGATTCAGGAGACCGCGTCATGA
- the casA gene encoding type I-E CRISPR-associated protein Cse1/CasA has translation MTRTFNVIDEPVLPAVWLDGTSADISIRQALIDAHRIAAIEGEPASMTFALHRLLLAIVYRALPVERPRQEWRELWDAPELPAEDLNSYLDDWYQRFDLLDPAQPWLQVAGLHTTRSEFSELEKLIPDIPNGEQFFTVRAGLAARSISLAEAARYLIHAQAFDPSGIKSGAVGDPRVKGGKGYPIGTAWAGNLGGVLVQGRTLKETLLLNLTLGSPNDDDRPWSGEEDQPVWEREPLTAAEEFPGETTGDIPGRAPRGPADLLTWPSRRMRLRVEADRVTGVLIANGDVLWPQNRHAWEPMTAWRRSDPQSKKYKTTVYMPRQHDADRSFWRGAGAVLPRADRSHHTVDGETGLPAASLRWLQGAVDDVLGPNFVLRARAISVIYGSNSSVIDAVYDDTMVVPAAVLDHPDLQQGLIDAIAHTDKAVQALGDLGRDLEQAAGGVGDALRGRARQLGFHRLDEPFRRWMGTLVSGSNLDAAVTQWFVVARRDLVSIGLALIDAAPPEAWTGRPDPRRPDRRLDVVSAERRFHWNLAAALPTAPPVSEPTAESGARP, from the coding sequence ATGACGCGCACCTTCAACGTGATTGACGAACCGGTCCTGCCGGCTGTTTGGCTCGACGGGACCTCCGCTGACATATCGATCCGCCAGGCGCTCATCGATGCGCATCGGATCGCGGCAATCGAAGGTGAGCCGGCGTCTATGACGTTCGCGCTGCACCGCTTGCTGCTAGCGATCGTCTACCGGGCGCTGCCGGTGGAACGCCCGCGGCAGGAATGGCGAGAGCTCTGGGACGCGCCGGAACTGCCCGCCGAGGATCTCAATTCCTACCTCGACGATTGGTACCAACGCTTCGACCTGCTCGATCCGGCGCAGCCCTGGCTGCAGGTGGCCGGACTGCATACGACGCGCAGTGAATTCAGTGAGCTCGAAAAGCTGATTCCCGATATTCCCAACGGTGAGCAGTTCTTCACGGTGCGAGCCGGTCTGGCGGCTCGGTCCATTTCGCTGGCGGAGGCTGCGCGATATCTCATCCACGCGCAGGCTTTCGACCCCTCGGGCATCAAGTCGGGGGCCGTGGGGGACCCGCGGGTGAAGGGGGGCAAGGGTTATCCGATCGGCACCGCCTGGGCCGGCAACCTGGGTGGCGTCCTGGTCCAGGGGCGCACGCTCAAGGAGACTTTGCTGCTCAACCTGACTCTCGGCTCTCCGAACGATGACGATCGGCCGTGGTCAGGCGAGGAGGATCAGCCGGTCTGGGAACGCGAGCCGCTGACCGCCGCCGAGGAATTCCCCGGGGAGACGACCGGAGATATCCCCGGTCGAGCGCCCCGGGGGCCGGCCGATCTATTGACCTGGCCGAGTCGGCGGATGCGGTTGCGGGTGGAGGCCGACCGGGTCACCGGAGTGCTCATCGCCAACGGGGACGTCCTGTGGCCGCAGAATCGGCATGCCTGGGAGCCCATGACGGCCTGGCGGCGAAGCGATCCGCAGTCCAAGAAGTATAAGACCACCGTCTACATGCCGCGCCAGCACGATGCCGACCGCAGCTTCTGGCGCGGCGCCGGGGCGGTGCTGCCGCGAGCCGACCGAAGTCACCACACCGTCGACGGGGAAACCGGTCTGCCCGCCGCGTCTCTGCGCTGGCTTCAGGGAGCGGTCGACGACGTTCTTGGTCCGAACTTTGTCTTGCGCGCTCGGGCGATCAGCGTCATCTATGGATCCAACAGCTCCGTGATCGACGCGGTCTACGACGACACGATGGTCGTTCCTGCGGCGGTGCTGGACCATCCGGATCTGCAGCAGGGCTTGATCGACGCGATCGCGCACACGGATAAGGCGGTTCAGGCGTTGGGCGATCTCGGCCGCGACCTCGAACAGGCCGCTGGTGGTGTCGGTGACGCGCTACGCGGGCGGGCACGGCAGTTGGGCTTCCATCGGTTGGACGAGCCGTTCCGTCGCTGGATGGGGACGCTGGTCTCCGGTTCCAATCTCGATGCCGCCGTCACGCAGTGGTTCGTCGTCGCTCGGCGCGATCTCGTGAGCATCGGTCTAGCCCTGATCGACGCCGCCCCGCCCGAGGCCTGGACCGGTCGACCCGACCCCCGAAGACCCGACCGACGCCTTGATGTCGTCTCCGCGGAGCGACGCTTCCATTGGAACCTGGCCGCCGCCCTGCCAACCGCCCCGCCCGTCTCCGAGCCAACCGCAGAGTCAGGAGCACGCCCATGA